A DNA window from Chelativorans sp. AA-79 contains the following coding sequences:
- a CDS encoding phage portal protein: MAWTWPWARRPGGGNASVERKQAGGYGFVALHAQGEPLWTRRDYVSLSREGFMRNPVAHRAVRMIAEAAGSVPWLLYAGEEELSEHPLLDLLARPNHRQAGPGFMEVLYGHLLLSGNAYVELVEAGAGAREMHLLRPDRVTVVPDANGWPVALEHRAGSVKRRVSLEEDGTGVHLTLFHPLDDHYGFAPLAAALMALDIHNAAARWTKALLDNSARPSGALVYAPKEGGNLSDEQFDRLKAELEQGYAGAAKAGRPLLLEGGLDWKVMSLSPRDMDFMEARNGAARDIALALGVPPMLLGIPGDNTYANYQEANRAFYRLTVLPLVGRIAKELGGFLAPRFGGDVRLWLDADQVEGLAAEREALWARVNDASFLTDDEKREAVGYGSHGG, from the coding sequence ATGGCTTGGACATGGCCCTGGGCACGGCGTCCGGGAGGCGGGAACGCGTCTGTCGAACGGAAGCAGGCGGGCGGATACGGTTTCGTGGCGCTGCATGCGCAGGGCGAGCCGCTCTGGACGCGGCGCGACTATGTCTCGCTTTCCCGCGAAGGCTTCATGCGCAATCCGGTTGCGCATCGCGCGGTGCGCATGATCGCCGAGGCGGCGGGTTCCGTGCCCTGGCTCCTTTATGCGGGAGAAGAGGAGCTTTCCGAGCATCCGCTGCTCGACCTCCTGGCGCGGCCCAACCACCGGCAGGCGGGGCCGGGCTTCATGGAGGTGCTCTACGGGCATCTCCTGCTGTCCGGCAACGCTTATGTCGAGCTGGTGGAGGCGGGGGCGGGGGCGCGCGAGATGCACCTCTTGAGGCCCGATCGCGTGACGGTGGTGCCGGATGCGAATGGATGGCCCGTGGCGCTGGAGCACCGGGCGGGCAGCGTGAAGCGGCGCGTCTCGCTGGAGGAGGACGGGACAGGGGTGCATCTGACCCTCTTCCACCCGCTCGACGACCATTACGGCTTCGCGCCGCTTGCCGCAGCACTCATGGCGCTGGACATCCACAACGCGGCGGCGCGCTGGACCAAGGCGCTGCTCGACAATTCGGCGCGGCCATCCGGCGCGCTGGTTTATGCGCCGAAGGAGGGCGGGAACCTTTCCGACGAGCAGTTCGACCGGCTGAAGGCGGAACTGGAGCAGGGCTATGCGGGCGCGGCGAAGGCCGGACGGCCGCTGCTTCTCGAAGGCGGGCTCGACTGGAAGGTGATGAGCCTCAGCCCGAGGGATATGGATTTCATGGAGGCGCGGAACGGGGCGGCGCGCGATATCGCGCTGGCGCTCGGCGTGCCGCCCATGCTGCTCGGCATCCCCGGCGACAACACCTATGCCAACTACCAGGAGGCGAACCGGGCATTCTACCGGCTGACGGTGCTGCCGCTGGTCGGCCGCATCGCCAAGGAACTCGGAGGGTTCCTGGCCCCGCGCTTCGGCGGGGACGTGCGGCTGTGGCTCGACGCCGACCAGGTGGAGGGGCTCGCGGCAGAGCGCGAAGCGCTGTGGGCGCGGGTGAACGACGCCAGCTTCCTCACCGACGACGAGAAGCGCGAGGCCGTGGGGTACGGCTCCCATGGCGGGTGA
- a CDS encoding terminase family protein: protein MGSARLPQYPVGARLRDAWLVMGGRGSGKTRLGAEWVNALVRKLPPFAEHRYGRIALVGETLGDVREVMIEGSSGILSISRDGPPRYEPSRRRLVWDNGAVAQVFSSEDPDSLRGPQFEAAWCDEVAKWKNAEACFDMLQFGLRLGQRPMQLLTTTPKPVPLIRRLVASPDVTVTRMRTVENTAHLAAAFLRAVERNYAGTRLGRQELDGELIEDREDALWNRAELEAARGWGEARAMRRTVVAVDPPATSRRTSDACGMVVAGLDENGIGWVLHDGTMRAAKPQEWAARAVALYRRFEADAIVAEVNQGGDMVGSVLGAVDAMAPVKPVRASRGKWVRAEPVAALYAQGRVRHAQRFPDLEDEMCDFGTDGLSGGRSPDRVDALVWAVTELMLGRAAEPRIRDFA from the coding sequence GTGGGCTCCGCGCGCCTGCCGCAATATCCGGTCGGGGCGCGGCTGAGGGACGCCTGGCTGGTGATGGGCGGGCGCGGCTCCGGCAAGACGCGGCTCGGCGCGGAATGGGTGAATGCGCTGGTGCGGAAGCTTCCGCCGTTCGCCGAGCACCGCTACGGGCGCATCGCGCTCGTGGGCGAGACGCTGGGCGACGTGCGCGAGGTGATGATCGAGGGGTCGTCCGGGATCCTTTCCATCTCGCGCGACGGCCCGCCGCGCTACGAGCCGAGCCGGCGGAGGCTCGTCTGGGACAACGGCGCGGTTGCGCAGGTGTTCTCCTCGGAGGACCCCGACAGCCTGCGCGGGCCGCAGTTCGAGGCCGCCTGGTGCGACGAGGTGGCGAAGTGGAAGAACGCGGAAGCCTGCTTCGACATGCTGCAGTTCGGGCTGAGGCTCGGGCAGCGGCCGATGCAGCTCCTCACCACCACACCGAAGCCGGTGCCGCTGATCCGGCGGCTGGTGGCGAGCCCGGACGTGACGGTGACGCGGATGCGCACCGTGGAAAACACCGCGCATCTCGCAGCCGCTTTCCTGCGCGCTGTGGAGCGCAATTATGCGGGCACGAGGCTCGGCCGGCAGGAACTCGACGGCGAACTGATCGAGGACCGCGAGGACGCGCTGTGGAACCGGGCCGAGCTGGAGGCCGCGCGCGGCTGGGGCGAGGCGAGGGCGATGCGGCGCACCGTCGTGGCGGTGGACCCGCCGGCGACGAGCCGCCGGACCTCGGATGCCTGCGGCATGGTGGTGGCAGGGCTCGACGAGAACGGCATCGGCTGGGTGCTGCACGATGGCACGATGCGGGCAGCGAAGCCGCAGGAATGGGCCGCGCGGGCGGTGGCGCTCTACCGCCGCTTCGAGGCCGATGCGATCGTGGCCGAGGTGAACCAGGGCGGCGACATGGTGGGCAGCGTGCTCGGCGCGGTGGACGCCATGGCACCGGTGAAGCCGGTGCGGGCGAGCCGCGGCAAATGGGTGCGGGCCGAACCGGTGGCCGCACTCTATGCGCAGGGCCGGGTGCGCCACGCGCAGCGCTTCCCGGATTTGGAGGACGAGATGTGCGACTTCGGCACGGACGGGCTGTCGGGCGGGAGATCGCCGGACCGGGTGGACGCGCTGGTGTGGGCGGTGACCGAACTGATGCTGGGGCGGGCGGCGGAGCCGCGGATACGGGATTTCGCCTGA